In Parus major isolate Abel chromosome 19, Parus_major1.1, whole genome shotgun sequence, a genomic segment contains:
- the MRM3 gene encoding rRNA methyltransferase 3, mitochondrial — MAALGRAGRALLRPRGDPAGRRGVRALRRSPVRVLQPQSPRQSPRQSPQSPAERPQPPAAVERSAAAPGLWYEKAAPGDRRLGKVVTIAKSKKFRDNNGKVLLEGHRLIKDALEAGAVPQTLFFSTVGHLKLLPEAEIKRASLVKVKFEDIKTWSDLVTPQGLLGIFSKPDPAKMSYPAAQLASSLPLLLICDNIRDPGNLGTILRSAAGAGCEKVLLTKGCVDPWEPKVLRAGMGAHFRVPIITNLDWESVPTKLPAGIQVCVADNNPSAPAGTTSVPRGADRAGSAPASPKAPVKPSPEDLMLQPPEHEGEEGAAGIPELAAQHYYEDWARAPVAVVIGGETHGLSPAALRLAASTGGKRLVIPVVPGVDSLNSAIAAGIMLFEGKRQLLWRHKQEDDRHKLPVPG, encoded by the exons ATGGCGGCGCTGGGCCGCGCGGGGCGGGCGCTGCTGAGGCCGCGGGGGGACCCGGCCGGGCGGCGCGGGGTGCGGGCGCTGCGGCGGAGCCCGGTGCGGGTGCTGCAGCCGCAGAGCCCCCGGCAGAGCCCCCGGCAGAGCCCGCAGAGCCCCGCGGAGCGCCCGCAGCCGCCGGCCGCCGTGGAGCGCAGCGCGGCCGCGCCGGGACTGTGGTACGAGAAGGCGGCGCCCGGGGACCGCAGGCTGGG aaaagTGGTGACTATTGCCAAGTCAAAGAAGTTTCGGGATAATAACGGGAAGGTTCTGCTGGAGGGGCACAGGCTGATCAAGGATGCActggaggcaggagctgtgccacagACACTCTTCTTCAGCACTGTGGGGCACCTGAAGCTGCTGCCTGAGGCAGAGATAAAACGAGCCAGCTTGGTTAAGGTGAAATTTGAAGACATTAAGACCTGGTCTGACCTCGTAACTCCTCAGGGGCTTCTAG GCATCTTTTCCAAACCTGACCCTGCCAAGATGTCCTACCCTGCAGCTCAGCTCGCCAGCTCCCTGCCACTGCTCCTCATCTGTGACAACATCCGAGATCCAGGAAACCTGGGGACTATTCTGagatctgcagcaggagcaggctgtgagAAAGTGCTGCTCACCAAAG GCTGTGTGGATCCATGGGAGCCAAAAGTGCTCCGTGCAGGCATGGGGGCTCATTTCCGTGTGCCCATCATCACCAACCTGGACTGGGAATCTGTTCCCACCAAGCTCCCAGCCGGTATCCAGGTCTGCGTGGCCGACAACAACCCCAGCGCTCCGGCCGGCACCACGTCCGTGCCAAGAGGGGCTGACAGGGCTGGCTCAGCTCCCGCCAGCCCAAAAGCTCCTGTGAAACCCAGCCCTGAGGACCTCATGCTCCAACCTCCTGAGCACGAgggtgaggagggagcagcaggaatcccagagctggctgcacaGCATTACTACGAGGACTGGGCACGAGCTCCAGTGGCCGTGGTGATCGGAGGGGAGACCCACGGCCTGAGTCCGGCTGCACTTCGGCTTGCAGCCAGCACGGGGGGGAAGAGACTGGTCATTCCCGTGGTGCCAGGTGTGGACAGCCTGAACTCTGCCATTGCTGCTGGCATCATGCTGTTTGAGGGcaagaggcagctgctgtggaggcACAAGCAGGAGGATGACAGGCACAAGTTGCCTGTGCCAGGCTGA